In a single window of the Elaeis guineensis isolate ETL-2024a chromosome 8, EG11, whole genome shotgun sequence genome:
- the LOC105050628 gene encoding vacuolar protein sorting-associated protein 32 homolog 2, whose protein sequence is MSAMFSRIFGKPKEQTNALATLDKLNETLELLEKREKVLLKKVAAEVERAKEFTRAKNKRAAIQCLKKKRIYEQQVEQLGNFQLRIHDQMIMLEGAKATTETVDALRTGASAMKAMQKATNIDDVDKTMDEINEQTENMKQIQEALSAPIGAAADFDEDELEAELEELEGVELEEQLLQPATTAPAAPMPVPAARQQPRPAPRKNTAEDDELAALQAEMAM, encoded by the exons ATGTCTGCCATGTTTAGTAGGATTTTCGGGAAGCCCAAGGAGCAGACGAATGCCTTGGCCACCCTCGACAAGTTAAACGAg ACACTTGAATTGCTAGAGAAAAGGGAGAAAGTTCTGCTGAAGAAGGTTGCTGCTGAGGTTGAAAGGGCTAAGGAGTTCACCAGAGCAAAGAATAAAAGGG CTGCAATACAATGCTTGAAGAAAAAGAGGATTTACGAGCAGCAGGTTGAGCAACTTGGGAATTTCCAATTGCGTATCCATGATCAG ATGATAATGTTGGAAGGTGCAAAAGCTACAACAGAGACTGTTGATGCATTAAGAACTGGAGCATCAGCTATGAAGGCCATGCAGAAAGCAAC TAATATTGATGATGTTGACAAGACTATGGATGAAATTAATGAGCAGACGGAGAACATGAAACAAATTCAGGAAGCACTATCTGCTCCTATTGGAGCTGCAGCTGATTTTGATGAA GACGAATTAGAGGCAGAACTTGAAGAGTTGGAGGGTGTGGAATTGGAGGAACAGCTTCTTCAACCTGCCAcaactgctcctgctgctccaatGCCTGTCCCTGCTGCTAGGCAACAGCCTCGGCCTGCTCCACGGAAAAATACAGCTGAAGATGATGAACTTGCAGCATTACAGGCAGAAATGGCGATGTAG